One genomic window of Luteitalea pratensis includes the following:
- a CDS encoding sugar phosphate isomerase/epimerase family protein: protein MGTLSSRRSFLKQAGVVSAAAAASSAFVPTPGAAAAPLAAAAPGGSPKKAVLIGMLPKDLPYPERFALAREVGFEGMEVNTIESPADAETIAKAAQSAKLPIHSVMNSEHWRSPLSSPDPAVVDKSVKGMLTSIANAKLLGADTVLLVPAVVDAKTGYKDAWDRSHKVIRERILPEAETQGIIIGIEEVWNKFLLSPLEMNTYVDSFKSKWVQAYFDVGNIVFYAYPQDWIRTLGPRIKKVHLKDFKQDNKKGTYEFVHIGEGNIDWPEVRKALNDIGYNGYMTTEIKGGDKAYLTDVVARLDRFLAGQKPFAGAAPSA from the coding sequence ATGGGCACTCTCTCCTCCCGCCGTTCGTTCCTGAAGCAAGCCGGCGTGGTCTCGGCGGCTGCCGCGGCCTCCTCGGCGTTCGTTCCGACCCCCGGCGCCGCCGCGGCGCCCCTCGCGGCCGCGGCCCCCGGCGGTTCCCCGAAGAAGGCGGTGCTGATCGGCATGTTGCCGAAGGACCTGCCCTACCCGGAGCGGTTCGCCCTGGCGCGCGAAGTCGGGTTCGAGGGCATGGAAGTGAACACGATCGAGAGTCCGGCCGACGCCGAGACGATCGCCAAGGCGGCGCAGTCCGCGAAGCTGCCCATCCATTCCGTGATGAACAGCGAGCACTGGCGATCGCCGCTCTCGTCGCCGGATCCGGCCGTCGTGGACAAGAGCGTCAAGGGGATGCTCACCTCGATTGCGAACGCGAAGCTGCTCGGGGCCGACACCGTGCTGCTCGTCCCCGCGGTCGTGGATGCCAAGACCGGTTACAAGGACGCGTGGGACCGCTCGCACAAGGTCATTCGCGAACGCATCCTGCCCGAGGCCGAGACACAGGGCATCATCATCGGCATCGAGGAGGTCTGGAACAAGTTCCTCCTCAGCCCTCTGGAGATGAACACCTACGTCGACAGCTTCAAGTCGAAGTGGGTCCAGGCGTATTTCGATGTCGGCAACATCGTGTTCTACGCTTACCCGCAGGACTGGATCCGCACCCTCGGTCCGCGCATCAAGAAGGTCCACCTGAAGGACTTCAAGCAGGACAACAAGAAGGGCACCTACGAGTTCGTGCACATCGGCGAGGGCAACATCGACTGGCCGGAAGTGCGCAAGGCGCTGAACGACATCGGCTACAACGGCTACATGACGACCGAGATCAAGGGAGGCGACAAGGCCTACCTCACCGACGTCGTCGCACGCCTCGATCGCTTCCTCGCCGGTCAGAAGCCGTTCGCGGGGGCCGCGCCGTCGGCGTAG
- a CDS encoding HAD family hydrolase, translated as MSAIVFDLDGTLVDSFDDISAAFRRSFHVAGCEPPEAGVVRQMIGKPLRDMYAPWVPAETIDALIAEYRRDYAERCAERTRPYPGIVDLLDALRLRGHALAVATTKTTWMACTVLGRLGLEGRLDHVQGTDGFPHKPAPDVITHALAGVGRPGAWMIGDAVTDIAAGRAAGLRTCAVTWGVHSETQLRDAEPDAVVTTVDSLHALLLD; from the coding sequence GTGAGTGCGATCGTGTTCGACCTGGATGGCACGCTTGTCGATTCGTTCGACGACATCAGCGCCGCTTTCCGTCGCAGTTTCCATGTCGCCGGCTGCGAGCCACCCGAGGCGGGCGTGGTCCGGCAGATGATCGGCAAGCCGCTGCGCGACATGTATGCGCCCTGGGTCCCTGCCGAGACGATCGACGCGCTGATCGCCGAGTACCGTCGCGACTACGCCGAGCGCTGCGCCGAACGCACGCGCCCGTACCCCGGCATCGTCGACCTGCTCGACGCGCTGCGCCTGCGCGGCCATGCCCTGGCGGTCGCCACCACGAAGACGACATGGATGGCGTGCACCGTCCTCGGGCGTCTCGGCCTCGAGGGTCGCCTCGACCACGTCCAGGGCACGGACGGCTTTCCACACAAGCCCGCGCCCGACGTCATCACCCATGCGCTGGCAGGCGTCGGCCGCCCTGGCGCCTGGATGATCGGCGACGCCGTCACCGACATCGCGGCGGGCCGTGCTGCCGGCCTGCGCACCTGCGCGGTGACCTGGGGCGTGCACTCGGAGACGCAACTGCGTGACGCCGAGCCCGACGCCGTCGTCACGACGGTGGATTCACTGCACGCCCTCCTGCTGGATTGA
- a CDS encoding type I phosphomannose isomerase catalytic subunit, which produces MHVWQRPFALFPTFAARPWGVTDLSPWFPNPTPDVKVGEAWFTADGNLTSAGPEFGELTRQHGAEILGPGQGEECPLLVKFLFTSERLSVQVHPDDAYAAEHHAGSRGKTEAWHVIAAEPNATIGLGLSAPISREQGEAAAVSGEIERLVDWRPACAGDTFLVPAGTVHAIGPGLTLIEVQEQSDITYRLFDYGRGRELHLEHGFAVADLGPYTLGNDTRPAVEDGRTILTHCRFFTIEFRNVCGQMRFAPLAAHFHLVVVIRGRGTIAGEPLVPGAVWCVPAKADPFEVESADGCELLITYPSVTPTPSFYRAPI; this is translated from the coding sequence ATGCACGTCTGGCAACGGCCGTTTGCCCTCTTCCCCACCTTCGCGGCGCGTCCGTGGGGCGTCACGGACCTTTCGCCGTGGTTCCCGAACCCGACGCCCGACGTGAAAGTCGGCGAGGCGTGGTTCACGGCCGACGGCAACCTGACCAGCGCCGGTCCCGAGTTCGGTGAGCTCACCCGCCAGCATGGCGCCGAGATCCTGGGCCCCGGTCAGGGTGAGGAGTGCCCCCTGCTCGTGAAGTTCCTGTTCACGTCCGAGCGGCTGTCGGTGCAGGTGCATCCTGACGACGCGTACGCCGCGGAGCATCACGCGGGGTCGCGCGGCAAAACGGAGGCGTGGCACGTCATCGCGGCTGAACCCAATGCCACGATCGGCCTCGGGCTGTCGGCGCCGATCAGTCGCGAACAGGGCGAGGCGGCGGCGGTGTCGGGCGAAATCGAGCGCCTGGTCGACTGGCGTCCGGCCTGTGCGGGCGACACGTTCCTCGTGCCGGCCGGGACCGTGCACGCGATCGGGCCCGGTCTGACCCTGATCGAAGTGCAGGAACAGTCCGACATCACGTACCGGTTGTTCGACTATGGCCGGGGGCGCGAGCTGCACCTCGAACACGGGTTCGCGGTGGCCGACCTCGGGCCATATACGCTCGGCAACGACACGCGGCCGGCTGTCGAGGACGGGCGGACGATTCTCACCCACTGCCGGTTCTTCACGATCGAGTTCCGGAACGTGTGCGGTCAGATGCGTTTTGCGCCGCTCGCCGCGCATTTCCACCTGGTGGTGGTAATCAGGGGGCGGGGCACCATCGCCGGAGAGCCCCTCGTGCCTGGCGCGGTGTGGTGCGTGCCGGCCAAGGCCGACCCATTCGAGGTCGAGAGCGCTGACGGATGCGAGTTGTTGATCACCTATCCCTCGGTGACTCCCACGCCGAGTTTCTATCGAGCCCCAATCTGA
- a CDS encoding response regulator codes for MSRDTSSPLVRRQSIPSATAPVTDAPDAALQQGLFGDTASTARVRRGPPRAIRLLLVEDSHDDAWMVQRQLERGGFAPDILRVQDASGVRGALQGGRWDLVIVDYALPGLSGIDAIRIVRQHCTNLPCLLVSGTVGEQVAVEAMRLGANDYLLKGNLTRLVPAVERELRESESRSERRRAEGALAASEERTRLIIEHALDAVVSFTAQGQITEWNLRAEELFGRSRVEVIGRPFHEVVLAVPARREFLDALSVGFAPACALGARRRAEVVGEHRDGRDLSLELSLVPVPSSAGLSYSAFMRDLSERRDGEAKRASLEAQLRQSQKMEAIGKLAGGVAHDFNNLLTVIQGQSALLEDQMLAADEVGPAARAIGEAADKAAELTRQLLAFSRRQVVQLTPTDVNELVADLGKLLRRLIGADIELHTVLAPGRVHINADAGMIEQVLMNLAVNARDAMPTGGSLVVSTAIVHARPPRTATAAPGPGQYARLTVRDSGLGIEADHLPHIFEPFYTTKDKARSTGLGLATVFGIVEQHRGWVEVRTKVGEGTQFDVYMPQCLSKVAAATPAMPAAPTLPRGHECVMVVEDELPVREMVRDVLVRQGYRVYEAASGREALDLWSRHQRDIDLLLTDIVMPDGIMGTDLVQRLTATRADLPVIFTSGYSQESDRLPTLIGGVNFLQKPYRPAALIRLIRERLDARAR; via the coding sequence ATGTCACGCGACACATCCTCGCCACTCGTCCGCCGGCAGTCGATACCCTCGGCGACCGCCCCCGTCACCGACGCCCCCGACGCGGCCCTGCAACAGGGCCTGTTCGGCGACACGGCGTCGACGGCGCGCGTGCGTCGCGGCCCGCCTCGCGCCATTCGACTGCTTCTCGTCGAGGACTCCCATGACGATGCGTGGATGGTACAGCGGCAACTTGAGCGCGGTGGCTTCGCGCCCGATATCCTGCGCGTGCAGGACGCCAGCGGTGTCCGCGGTGCGTTGCAGGGCGGCCGCTGGGATCTGGTGATTGTCGATTACGCATTACCGGGGCTGTCCGGGATCGATGCCATCCGGATCGTGCGCCAGCACTGCACGAATCTGCCGTGCCTGCTGGTGTCTGGCACCGTCGGTGAGCAGGTCGCCGTCGAGGCGATGCGGTTGGGTGCCAACGACTACCTGTTGAAGGGCAACCTCACGCGCCTCGTGCCTGCCGTCGAGCGGGAACTGCGTGAATCGGAGAGCCGCTCGGAGCGGCGGCGTGCGGAGGGCGCACTCGCCGCCAGCGAAGAGCGGACGAGGCTGATCATCGAGCATGCTCTCGACGCCGTGGTGTCGTTCACGGCGCAGGGGCAGATCACCGAATGGAACCTCCGCGCCGAGGAGTTGTTCGGCCGATCTCGCGTGGAAGTGATCGGGCGTCCATTCCATGAGGTGGTGCTCGCGGTGCCGGCACGGCGCGAGTTTCTCGACGCGCTGTCGGTAGGGTTCGCGCCAGCGTGCGCGCTCGGCGCAAGACGGCGTGCCGAGGTGGTCGGCGAGCATCGTGACGGCCGCGACCTGTCGCTCGAGCTGTCGCTCGTGCCGGTGCCATCGTCGGCGGGTTTGTCCTACAGCGCCTTCATGCGCGATCTGTCGGAGCGCCGCGACGGCGAGGCCAAGCGTGCCAGCCTCGAGGCGCAGTTGCGGCAGTCGCAGAAGATGGAGGCCATCGGCAAGCTCGCCGGTGGTGTCGCGCACGACTTCAACAACCTGCTGACGGTCATCCAGGGACAGTCGGCGCTGCTCGAGGATCAGATGCTCGCGGCCGACGAAGTCGGTCCGGCAGCTCGGGCGATCGGCGAAGCGGCGGACAAGGCCGCCGAACTGACGCGGCAGTTGCTCGCCTTCAGTCGCCGCCAGGTCGTGCAGCTGACACCGACCGACGTCAACGAGCTGGTCGCCGATCTCGGCAAGCTGCTGCGGCGCCTCATCGGCGCGGACATCGAACTGCACACCGTGCTGGCGCCTGGGCGTGTCCACATCAACGCGGACGCCGGGATGATCGAGCAGGTGCTGATGAACCTCGCCGTCAACGCGCGTGATGCCATGCCGACCGGCGGCTCCCTGGTCGTATCGACCGCGATCGTGCACGCGCGTCCGCCGCGGACGGCAACCGCTGCGCCGGGCCCTGGGCAGTACGCGCGGTTGACGGTGCGCGATTCCGGCCTCGGCATCGAGGCCGATCACCTGCCGCATATCTTCGAGCCGTTCTACACCACCAAGGACAAGGCGCGGTCCACCGGGCTCGGCCTCGCGACCGTGTTCGGCATCGTCGAGCAGCATCGAGGCTGGGTCGAGGTGCGGACGAAGGTGGGCGAAGGCACACAGTTCGACGTGTACATGCCGCAGTGCCTCTCGAAGGTGGCCGCTGCGACGCCGGCGATGCCGGCGGCGCCGACACTGCCGCGCGGGCACGAGTGCGTCATGGTGGTGGAGGACGAGCTGCCGGTGCGCGAGATGGTGCGTGACGTGCTCGTGCGGCAAGGCTATCGCGTGTACGAGGCCGCGTCCGGTCGTGAGGCGCTCGACCTCTGGTCACGCCACCAGCGGGACATTGATTTGCTCCTCACCGACATCGTCATGCCCGATGGCATCATGGGGACCGATCTGGTCCAGCGGCTGACGGCAACGCGCGCCGACCTGCCGGTGATCTTCACGAGTGGCTACAGCCAGGAATCGGACCGGCTCCCGACGCTGATCGGCGGCGTCAATTTCCTCCAGAAGCCGTACCGGCCCGCGGCGCTCATCCGCCTCATCAGGGAACGCCTGGACGCGAGGGCCCGCTGA
- the ilvA gene encoding threonine ammonia-lyase, biosynthetic: MSFDPLVREILTSRVYDVARETPLDPAPRLSGRLGVPVYLKREDLQPVFSFKIRGAYNRMARLSEAERSRGVIAASAGNHAQGVAMSAQHLGIRARIVMPQTTPDIKVDAVRSRGADVELAGDTYADAYAFACEEADRTGATFIHPFDDPLVIAGQGTVGDEIVRQRPGDLGAIFVPVGGGGLLTGIAAYVKAMLPAVRIIGVEPVDADAMARSLRAGERVVLERVGLFADGVAVRQVGVHTFAIARETVDDMVVVDNDAICAAIKDVFDDTRTIMEPAGALSVAGLKAWVAMQPEPPRQPLVAVLSGANMNFDRLRFVAERAELGEQREALFAVTIPERKGAFRQFCTILGPRVITEFNYRLSTRAEAHIFVGVATRSRVDADDVLVRLREGGYQVTDLTQSELAKLHVRYMVGGRSRDVARERVCRFEFPERPGALLQFLDTLGGRWNISLFHYRNHGADIGRVLAGFEVPVDDDGAFDGFREALGYRSTEETGDDAYGRFLA; the protein is encoded by the coding sequence GTGTCGTTCGATCCCCTCGTTCGCGAGATCCTGACCAGCCGCGTCTACGACGTCGCGCGCGAGACCCCGCTCGACCCCGCGCCGCGGCTGTCGGGCCGGCTCGGCGTCCCGGTGTACCTGAAGCGCGAAGACCTCCAGCCGGTCTTCAGCTTCAAGATTCGCGGTGCCTACAACCGCATGGCCCGCCTGTCGGAGGCGGAACGCAGCCGCGGGGTGATCGCGGCCAGCGCCGGCAACCACGCCCAGGGCGTCGCGATGTCCGCGCAGCACCTCGGCATTCGCGCGCGCATCGTGATGCCGCAGACGACGCCGGACATCAAGGTCGATGCGGTGCGCAGCCGCGGCGCCGACGTGGAACTGGCCGGCGACACGTACGCCGACGCGTATGCGTTTGCCTGCGAGGAAGCGGATCGGACCGGGGCGACGTTCATCCATCCGTTCGACGATCCGCTGGTGATTGCCGGGCAGGGGACCGTTGGCGACGAGATCGTGCGGCAGCGTCCGGGCGACCTTGGCGCCATCTTCGTGCCCGTCGGCGGCGGCGGGTTGTTGACCGGCATTGCCGCCTACGTGAAGGCGATGCTGCCGGCAGTGCGGATCATCGGTGTCGAGCCCGTCGATGCCGATGCGATGGCGCGCTCGCTGCGGGCCGGCGAGCGCGTGGTGCTCGAACGCGTCGGCCTGTTTGCCGACGGCGTCGCCGTGCGGCAGGTGGGCGTCCACACCTTCGCCATCGCCCGCGAGACGGTGGATGACATGGTCGTCGTCGACAACGACGCCATCTGCGCCGCGATCAAGGACGTCTTCGACGATACCCGGACGATCATGGAGCCGGCTGGCGCGTTGTCGGTCGCCGGGCTGAAGGCGTGGGTGGCGATGCAGCCCGAGCCGCCGCGGCAACCGCTGGTGGCGGTCCTGAGCGGCGCGAACATGAACTTCGATCGGCTGCGTTTCGTCGCCGAGCGGGCCGAACTCGGCGAGCAGCGGGAAGCCCTCTTCGCGGTCACCATCCCGGAGCGAAAGGGCGCCTTCCGGCAGTTCTGCACCATCCTCGGCCCGCGCGTGATCACCGAGTTCAACTACCGGCTGAGCACGCGTGCCGAAGCGCACATCTTCGTCGGCGTGGCCACCCGCTCGCGCGTCGATGCCGATGACGTGCTGGTCCGCCTGCGTGAGGGCGGCTACCAGGTGACGGACCTGACGCAGAGTGAACTCGCGAAACTGCACGTGCGGTACATGGTCGGGGGACGCTCGCGTGACGTCGCCCGTGAACGCGTCTGCCGCTTCGAGTTCCCCGAGCGGCCAGGGGCGCTACTGCAGTTTCTCGACACGCTCGGCGGCCGCTGGAACATCAGCCTCTTCCATTACCGCAATCACGGCGCCGACATCGGGCGGGTGCTCGCGGGGTTCGAGGTGCCGGTCGACGACGACGGGGCGTTCGACGGATTCCGCGAGGCGCTGGGCTACCGGTCGACGGAAGAGACGGGCGACGACGCCTACGGCCGGTTCCTGGCCTAG
- the metK gene encoding methionine adenosyltransferase translates to MSCFVLTSESVSEGHPDKVADFISDSALDACLSQDPTSKVAVETLVKEDLVVLAGEVTTGAKDVDYEQIARQAIREIGYDWADEVFNADGVQVILKITAQSKEINSSVVDRAAEEQGAGDQGLMFGYASNESPELMPLPILLAHRLTRGLAEDRKKGGAYRWIRPDSKSQVSVRYENGTPVAIERVVVSTQHVAEAKQDDIKAYVIEELAPRVLGDWTPAKDLFLVNPSGSFSHGGPSADAGVTGRKIIVDSYGGAARHGGGAFSGKDPSKVDRSAAYFGRYVAREVVKARLAARCEVQFSYAIGVAEPTSLLVETFGTGDNKAAEVFVRKTFDMRPAGIIKTLNLLRPIYRQTTNYGHFGRPGLPWEA, encoded by the coding sequence ATGTCCTGTTTCGTTCTCACGTCGGAGTCCGTGTCGGAGGGCCACCCGGACAAGGTGGCTGATTTCATCTCCGATTCCGCGCTCGACGCCTGCCTCTCGCAAGACCCGACCTCCAAGGTCGCGGTGGAAACCCTCGTGAAGGAGGACCTCGTGGTCCTCGCCGGCGAGGTGACGACCGGCGCGAAGGACGTCGACTACGAGCAGATTGCCCGGCAGGCGATCCGCGAGATCGGCTACGACTGGGCCGACGAGGTCTTCAACGCCGACGGCGTGCAGGTGATTCTCAAGATCACCGCGCAGTCCAAGGAGATCAACTCGAGCGTCGTCGATAGGGCCGCCGAAGAGCAGGGCGCGGGTGACCAGGGCCTGATGTTCGGCTATGCCAGCAACGAGAGCCCCGAACTGATGCCGCTGCCGATCCTGCTGGCCCACCGCCTGACGCGGGGCCTTGCCGAAGATCGCAAGAAGGGCGGGGCCTACCGCTGGATTCGTCCCGACAGCAAGAGCCAGGTCTCGGTCCGTTACGAGAACGGCACGCCGGTCGCCATCGAGCGCGTCGTCGTCTCGACGCAGCACGTGGCCGAGGCGAAGCAGGACGACATCAAGGCCTACGTCATCGAGGAACTCGCACCGCGCGTCCTCGGCGACTGGACGCCCGCGAAGGACCTCTTCCTCGTGAACCCCTCCGGTAGCTTCTCGCACGGCGGGCCGTCGGCCGACGCCGGCGTCACCGGCCGCAAGATCATCGTCGACTCGTATGGCGGTGCTGCGCGCCACGGTGGCGGCGCATTCTCGGGCAAGGATCCGTCCAAGGTCGACCGCAGCGCCGCGTACTTCGGCCGCTACGTCGCCCGCGAAGTGGTGAAGGCCCGCCTGGCCGCGCGTTGCGAGGTGCAGTTCTCGTACGCCATCGGCGTGGCGGAACCGACCTCGCTGCTCGTCGAGACGTTCGGCACCGGCGACAACAAGGCCGCCGAGGTTTTCGTCCGCAAGACCTTCGACATGCGCCCCGCAGGGATCATCAAGACGCTGAACCTGCTGCGTCCCATCTACCGGCAGACCACGAACTACGGACACTTCGGTCGTCCCGGGCTGCCCTGGGAAGCGTAG
- a CDS encoding sensor histidine kinase — translation MNSRAAYSCRPPRPTHWGTNSTVTLTPPTQSNVAPGDPRAGSLSQAATQPSVAPAAEQAFETFSYAISHDLRAPLRAIEGYAQAIVEDFGGQLPPGALEFVSRIRLATQTVEQRVDALLRLSRLSRGALRTGRCDLAETATQLLDDLRQVEPGRQVATSVAASIPVFGDATLLAIAFENLLSNAWKFTRGRPAPRIEVDTAIAGEDIVVIVRDNGVGFDMRQAHRLGVPFQRLHTGESFEGLGIGLSSARRIIERHGGRLWAESNPGQGATFYVSLPTVQTR, via the coding sequence GTGAACAGCCGAGCCGCCTATAGTTGCCGTCCACCTCGTCCGACACACTGGGGGACGAACTCGACCGTGACACTGACGCCGCCCACTCAGTCAAACGTCGCACCCGGTGATCCGCGCGCCGGATCGCTTTCCCAGGCCGCCACGCAGCCGTCCGTGGCCCCGGCGGCCGAACAGGCATTCGAGACCTTCAGCTACGCCATCTCGCACGATTTGCGCGCACCCCTCCGGGCCATCGAAGGATACGCGCAAGCCATCGTCGAAGACTTCGGTGGCCAGCTGCCACCCGGCGCGCTGGAGTTCGTGTCGCGGATCCGCCTCGCGACGCAGACGGTCGAACAGCGCGTCGATGCATTGCTGCGCCTGTCGCGACTGAGTCGCGGCGCACTGCGCACCGGTCGCTGCGATCTCGCCGAGACGGCCACGCAACTGCTCGACGATCTGCGCCAGGTCGAACCCGGTCGGCAGGTGGCCACCAGCGTAGCCGCGTCGATTCCGGTATTCGGCGACGCAACATTGCTCGCCATCGCCTTCGAGAACCTGCTCAGCAACGCGTGGAAGTTCACGCGCGGCCGGCCTGCACCACGCATCGAGGTCGACACGGCCATCGCCGGCGAAGACATCGTCGTCATCGTGCGCGACAACGGCGTCGGCTTCGACATGCGGCAGGCGCATCGTCTCGGCGTGCCGTTCCAGCGCCTGCACACCGGCGAGTCGTTCGAAGGGCTCGGCATCGGCCTGTCGTCCGCACGCCGCATCATCGAACGCCATGGCGGTCGGCTCTGGGCCGAAAGCAACCCGGGGCAGGGCGCGACCTTCTACGTCTCATTGCCAACGGTGCAGACCCGCTGA
- a CDS encoding alkaline phosphatase D family protein, which translates to MSDVLSPHGQSRRSLIMAGAAAMTAWASRAPALVIRDVGGVDPFTLGVASGDPWSDSVVLWTRLAPQPLELDGLGGMPARDVDVRWELAADDRFTRIIHKGQATASPAAAHAVHVEVGGLSPGREYHYRFEAMGHRSRTGRTRTAPARGEQTSARFGIVSCSRYETGYFTAYAHLAAERPDLVLHLGDYIYETAGNPATLVARPFDQAEIITLADYRRRYAQYRLDPDLQALHAIAPFAVVFDDHEVDNNWAGDIPEDKQTRQQFLERRAAAFKAHHEVMPMRRAAAPSGSSSRLYRELAWGGLANLYMLDTRQFRDDQPCGDGNRVDCAERLIATRTMLGATQEQWLRSRAARSTARWDVLGQQVFFGDLWRPLADGRLALPMDSWNGYVAARQRVIDMFTDRPRNFVVLTGDVHRHYAGTLHAGAPDRAPVGVEFVATSITSGGDGSDNAEQIDPILRANPNLRFTCDRRGYLVSDVTPQAWTTHYRVVPFVTRPGAGVETRRSYVMEAGAPGLSQTG; encoded by the coding sequence ATGTCCGACGTGCTGTCGCCCCACGGCCAATCCCGACGCAGCCTGATCATGGCGGGCGCCGCCGCCATGACGGCGTGGGCCAGTCGCGCCCCCGCCCTCGTGATTCGCGATGTCGGCGGGGTCGACCCGTTCACGCTCGGTGTTGCGTCCGGTGATCCATGGTCCGACAGCGTCGTCCTGTGGACACGGCTGGCGCCGCAACCGCTCGAGCTCGACGGCCTCGGCGGCATGCCGGCGCGTGACGTCGACGTGCGATGGGAACTCGCCGCAGACGATCGCTTCACACGGATCATCCACAAGGGCCAGGCGACCGCGAGCCCGGCCGCAGCGCATGCCGTGCACGTGGAGGTCGGTGGCCTGTCGCCCGGCCGCGAGTATCACTACCGGTTCGAGGCCATGGGCCACCGCTCGCGTACCGGCCGCACCCGCACCGCTCCCGCTCGTGGCGAGCAGACGTCGGCACGATTCGGCATCGTCTCCTGCTCGCGGTACGAAACCGGCTACTTCACCGCGTACGCGCACCTGGCCGCCGAACGCCCGGATCTCGTGCTGCATCTCGGCGACTACATCTACGAGACCGCGGGCAATCCCGCGACCCTGGTCGCACGACCCTTCGACCAGGCCGAGATCATCACGCTCGCGGATTACCGGCGCCGCTACGCGCAGTACCGCCTCGACCCGGACCTGCAGGCGTTGCACGCGATTGCGCCCTTTGCTGTCGTCTTCGACGATCACGAAGTCGACAACAACTGGGCCGGCGACATTCCGGAGGACAAGCAGACGCGGCAGCAGTTCCTCGAGCGTCGTGCGGCTGCCTTCAAGGCGCACCACGAGGTGATGCCGATGCGGCGCGCGGCCGCGCCGTCCGGTTCGTCGTCGCGCCTCTACCGCGAACTCGCCTGGGGCGGTCTCGCGAATCTCTACATGCTCGACACGCGGCAGTTCCGCGACGATCAACCGTGTGGCGACGGCAACCGCGTCGATTGCGCCGAGCGCCTCATCGCGACGAGGACGATGCTCGGGGCGACGCAGGAGCAGTGGCTCCGGTCGCGCGCGGCGCGATCGACCGCGCGCTGGGACGTGCTCGGACAGCAGGTGTTCTTCGGCGATCTGTGGCGGCCCCTGGCTGACGGCCGCCTTGCCCTGCCCATGGATAGCTGGAACGGCTATGTCGCCGCGCGCCAACGCGTAATCGACATGTTCACGGATCGCCCCCGCAACTTCGTCGTACTCACCGGCGACGTGCATCGGCACTATGCTGGTACGCTGCACGCGGGCGCGCCGGATCGCGCGCCCGTCGGCGTCGAGTTCGTCGCCACGTCGATCACGAGCGGCGGCGATGGCAGTGACAACGCGGAACAGATCGACCCGATTCTGCGGGCGAATCCGAACCTCCGGTTCACGTGCGACCGTCGCGGCTACCTCGTGTCGGACGTCACGCCGCAGGCATGGACGACGCACTATCGCGTCGTGCCGTTCGTGACGCGGCCTGGCGCGGGCGTCGAAACACGACGTTCGTACGTGATGGAAGCGGGCGCTCCCGGACTCTCCCAGACCGGGTGA
- a CDS encoding creatininase family protein, producing the protein MKPPTVFLGEMTNTELEQFLEAHHTVIIPVGATEQHGPHSPLATDVIIPNEVARRVAPLVGAVVAPPLPYTLSYPHVGFTGVVHLRIPTFMAVIEDLCVSFATMGMKRIVFLNGHYDNTYAIAYACAMAAEKIGKDVKAFPVNYWDGMPPETAAQWASLKKGLHAHTAEVSAIMAINPDLVDPEKLNVEFPNFPEYTVANIGAVHTAYFFTSPGSVYWATRSGTWGEARDSTPEKGEEYLRVSVQSTLDLLENIENTFKAMPVRD; encoded by the coding sequence ATGAAGCCACCGACCGTTTTTCTGGGCGAGATGACCAACACCGAGCTCGAGCAGTTCCTCGAGGCGCACCACACGGTGATCATCCCTGTCGGCGCCACCGAGCAGCACGGGCCGCACTCGCCACTGGCCACCGACGTGATCATCCCCAACGAGGTGGCGCGGCGCGTCGCGCCGCTGGTAGGCGCGGTGGTCGCGCCGCCGCTGCCGTACACGCTGTCCTATCCGCACGTCGGTTTCACCGGTGTCGTGCACCTGCGCATTCCGACCTTCATGGCGGTCATCGAAGACCTCTGCGTGAGCTTTGCCACGATGGGCATGAAGCGCATCGTCTTCCTGAACGGGCACTACGACAACACGTATGCGATCGCCTACGCCTGCGCGATGGCCGCCGAGAAGATCGGCAAGGACGTCAAGGCTTTTCCGGTGAACTACTGGGACGGGATGCCGCCCGAGACCGCCGCGCAGTGGGCGAGCCTGAAGAAGGGCCTGCACGCACATACCGCGGAGGTCTCGGCAATCATGGCCATCAACCCGGACCTGGTGGATCCCGAGAAGTTGAACGTGGAGTTCCCGAACTTCCCCGAGTACACCGTCGCCAACATCGGTGCCGTCCACACGGCGTACTTCTTCACGTCACCCGGCTCGGTGTACTGGGCGACCAGGTCGGGGACGTGGGGCGAGGCGCGCGACAGCACGCCCGAGAAAGGCGAGGAGTACCTGCGAGTCTCCGTGCAGTCGACCCTCGACCTGCTCGAGAACATCGAGAACACGTTCAAGGCAATGCCGGTCCGCGATTAG